Proteins found in one Zea mays cultivar B73 chromosome 1, Zm-B73-REFERENCE-NAM-5.0, whole genome shotgun sequence genomic segment:
- the LOC100382441 gene encoding Histone-lysine N-methyltransferase family member SUVH9 has product MGSCPPPPPPQMAPVLSRFPITPKPDPDGPSPSQSPIPVAERSSLMLALTPELCEIHHRELAPSPDDDPSFAHCLRQYQLHLEALAARLRPPSSSSPAATPVARVPPPPPSLPPQQGQQQQAGAGGGSNSSSKKRARAATEVVRATHLSPADHLRYRALVRRARLTFEALRSRYQRQETSAGVRNRHDLRASSQMLSAGHWLHREVRLVGDIPGVLVGDAFYYRAEICVVGLHTAPQAGIGYIPGRLLDVGQSIATSIVSSGGYLDDEDTGDVLVYTGSGGRQRNRVNHSADQTLERGNLALHNSYQYGVEVRVIRCHDVDQGPHRKVYVYDGLYRVVSSTFGPGKSGHDVCKFKLVRLPGQDELASKTWHNAKLLKESMDARIRPPRYISLDLSKGTEVLRVPVCNKLDDDRSPLMFMYIVRPEFPVPPSHGPVRQHRGCHCASGCGSKCRCGRKNGGGPVYTEDETLVMGRPVVYECGALCGCPMTCVNRVTQRGMKHRLEVFRSHETGWGVRALDLIQPGAFVCEYSGHVVAIDDQSGSALMEGRSIIDPRRFPERWREWGDASAVEPSIRRRQFTKYAGPDYVLDVSDKRNVACYISHSWTPNVFLQFVLRGNEDESFPHLMVFAMETIPPMRELSIDYGIDEELSAS; this is encoded by the coding sequence ATGGGGTCCTGTCCTCCTCCTCCGCCACCGCAGATGGCTCCTGTCCTCTCGCGATTTCCCATCACCCCCAAACCCGACCCCGACGGTCCAAGCCCTTCGCAATCCCCCATCCCCGTCGCAGAACGGTCGTCGCTGATGCTCGCGCTCACCCCGGAGCTTTGCGAGATTCACCACCGGGAGCTTGCTCCTTCCCCCGACGACGATCCCTCCTTCGCTCACTGCCTTCGCCAATACCAACTCCACCTCGAAGCCCTCGCCGCCCGTCTCCGCCCGCCCTCTTCCTCCTCACCCGCCGCCACACCTGTTGCACGAGTCCCTCCTCCGCCTCCATCTCTTCCCcctcagcaggggcagcaacaacaAGCAGGCGCAGGCGGAGGATCCAACTCCAGCTCTAAgaagcgcgcgcgcgccgccactGAGGTGGTGCGCGCCACCCACCTGAGCCCGGCTGACCATCTCCGCTACCGCGCCCTCGTCCGCCGCGCGCGGCTCACCTTCGAGGCGCTCCGCAGCAGGTACCAGCGCCAGGAGACCTCCGCCGGCGTCCGCAACCGCCATGACCTCCGCGCCTCGAGCCAGATGCTCTCCGCCGGCCACTGGCTCCACCGCGAGGTCCGCCTCGTCGGCGACATCCCCGGCGTCCTCGTCGGCGACGCCTTCTACTACCGCGCCGAGATCTGCGTCGTCGGCCTCCACACCGCGCCTCAGGCCGGCATCGGCTACATCCCCGGTAGACTCCTCGACGTGGGCCAGTCCATCGCCACGAGCATCGTCTCCTCCGGAGGgtacctcgacgacgaggacaccgGCGACGTCCTCGTCTACACAGGCagcggcggccgccagcgcaaccgcGTGAACCACTCCGCCGACCAGACGCTCGAGCGTGGCAACCTCGCGCTCCACAACAGCTACCAGTACGGCGTGGAGGTGCGCGTCATCCGGTGCCACGACGTCGACCAAGGCCCCCACCGCAAGGTCTACGTCTACGACGGCCTCTACAGGGTCGTTAGCTCCACTTTCGGCCCCGGCAAGTCCGGCCACGACGTCTGCAAGTTCAAGCTGGTGCGTCTCCCCGGCCAGGACGAGCTAGCCAGCAAGACCTGGCACAACGCGAAGCTGCTCAAGGAGTCTATGGACGCCAGAATCCGCCCGCCAAGGTACATCTCCCTCGACCTCTCAAAGGGGACGGAGGTCCTTCGCGTCCCCGTCTGCAACAAGCTGGACGACGACAGGTCTCCCCTGATGTTTATGTACATTGTCCGCCCTGAGTTTCCAGTGCCGCCATCGCACGGGCCAGTcaggcagcacaggggctgccactgcGCGTCGGGCTGTGGCTCCAAGTGCAGATGTGGGAGGAAGAACGGCGGGGGGCCAGTGTACACCGAGGATGAGACTCTGGTGATGGGGAGGCCGGTGGTGTATGAGTGCGGCGCTCTGTGTGGGTGCCCCATGACCTGCGTGAACCGTGTGACGCAGCGAGGGATGAAGCACCGGTTGGAGGTGTTCCGCTCCCATGAGACAGGCTGGGGTGTCCGGGCGCTTGACCTGATACAGCCGGGAGCTTTCGTGTGTGAGTACAGTGGGCATGTGGTCGCGATAGATGATCAGTCAGGCAGTGCGTTAATGGAGGGTCGCAGCATCATTGATCCAAGGAGGTTTCCGGAGCGATGGAGGGAGTGGGGAGATGCATCGGCTGTTGAACCAAGCATCAGGAGACGCCAGTTCACCAAGTATGCAGGGCCAGACTATGTTCTTGACGTGTCGGATAAGAGGAATGTGGCCTGCTACATTAGCCACAGCTGGACCCCTAATGTGTTCCTTCAGTTTGTGTTGCGCGGCAATGAGGACGAATCCTTCCCTCACCTGATGGTTTTTGCCATGGAGACCATCCCACCCATGCGTGAGCTGAGCATCGATTATGGAATTgatgaggagttgagtgcaagctGA